Proteins from a single region of Apium graveolens cultivar Ventura chromosome 7, ASM990537v1, whole genome shotgun sequence:
- the LOC141675042 gene encoding senescence-specific cysteine protease SAG39-like: MAFSVERNFIIAALILLGAWACQATSRTLLEASLFERHEQWMTQYGRVYKDEGEKYMRFQIFKDNIKFIEEFNKDAKQSYKLGINKFADQRNEEFQASRNGYKIKSSPITSQTTLFRYENVTAVPSSMDWRKKGAVTPIKDQGQCGSCWAFSTIAATEGITKLKTGKLISLSEQELVDCDKSGEDQGCEGGYMEDGFEFIIKNKGIASEASYPYSAADGTCNTKEEASRAAKISGYEKVPANSETALLKAVANQPISVSIDASGASFQFYSSGVFTGECGTDLDHGVTAVGYGKTSDGTKYWLVKNSWGTSWGDSGYIMMQRGVAAKSGLCGIAMDASYPTA, translated from the exons ATGGCTTTCTCTGTTGAAAGAAATTTTATTATCGCTGCTCTGATTCTTTTAGGAGCATGGGCTTGTCAAGCAACATCACGAACACTTCTTGAAGCATCACTGTTTGAAAGACACGAGCAGTGGATGACTCAATATGGTCGTGTCTACAAGGACGAAGGAGAGAAGTACATGCGTTTCCAGATTTTCAAAGACAACATTAAGTTCATTGAAGAATTTAATAAGGATGCTAAACAGAGTTACAAGCTAGGAATTAATAAATTTGCAGACCAAAGGAATGAGGAGTTTCAGGCCTCACGAAATGGTTACAAGATAAAATCTAGTCCAATAACCTCACAGACTACATTGTTTAGGTACGAGAATGTGACTGCAGTTCCATCTAGTATGGACTGGAGGAAAAAAGGAGCTGTTACACCTATCAAAGACCAAGGCCAGTGTG GAAGCTGCTGGGCATTTTCAACAATAGCTGCCACAGAAGGAATCACTAAACTTAAGACCGGAAAACTTATCTCACTGTCAGAGCAAGAACTCGTAGATTGTGACAAAAGTGGGGAGGATCAAGGCTGTGAAGGTGGTTACATGGAAGATGGCTTTGAATTTATTATAAAGAACAAAGGGATAGCTTCTGAAGCATCTTACCCTTACTCTGCAGCTGATGGAACTTGCAATACCAAAGAGGAAGCTTCACGAGCAGCCAAAATTAGCGGTTATGAAAAGGTACCGGCCAACAGTGAGACAGCATTGCTGAAAGCAGTTGCCAATCAGCCTATATCAGTTTCTATAGATGCAAGTGGAGCCTCATTCCAGTTCTACTCTAGTGGGGTTTTTACAGGAGAATGTGGAACAGACCTTGATCATGGTGTCACTGCAGTTGGTTATGGTAAAACCAGTGATGGCACCAAGTACTGGTTAGTTAAGAACTCGTGGGGCACGAGCTGGGGAGACAGCGGATACATAATGATGCAAAGGGGTGTTGCTGCCAAAAGCGGCCTCTGTGGTATCGCTATGGATGCATCCTATCCGACTGCTTAG
- the LOC141675043 gene encoding uncharacterized protein LOC141675043, whose amino-acid sequence MASDQTPETSIISVPNPCIKLLFVEMGVGYDQHGQDVTKAAMRACRDAIASNSIPAFRRGSVPGVSSVQMKLQIKLGVPRPLQSYLDIQKVKSVFPYGDIVHIEVVDGGLICASGTHVEELGDKNDDCYIVNAAVYVGY is encoded by the exons ATGGCTAGTGATCAAACCCCAGAAACTTCCATAATCTCTGTTCCAAACCCCTGTATCAAGCTCTTGTTTGTTGAAATGGGCGTTGGCTATGATCAACATGG CCAAGATGTTACTAAAGCAGCAATGAGGGCTTGTAGAGATGCTATTGCTTCCAACTCTATCCCTGCTTTTCGAAGAG GCTCTGTACCTGGAGTTTCGTCCGTTCAAATGAAGCTACAAATTAAACTAGGTGTTCCCCGACCTCTGCAAAgttacttggatattcaaaaagTTAAATCCGTGTTCCCTTA TGGAGACATAGTGCACATTGAAGTAGTGGATGGTGGACTCATATGCGCGAGCGGTACCCATGTAGAAGAACTGGGAGATAAGAATGATGATTGTTACATAGTTAATGCAGCTGTCTATGTTGGTTACTAA